A single window of Oncorhynchus clarkii lewisi isolate Uvic-CL-2024 chromosome 10, UVic_Ocla_1.0, whole genome shotgun sequence DNA harbors:
- the LOC139418716 gene encoding cellular tumor antigen p53 has translation MADLAENVSLPLSQESFEDLWKMNLNLVAVQPPVTESWVGYDNFMMEAPLQVEFDPSLFEVSATEPAPQPSISTLDTGSPPTSTVPTTSDYPGALGFQLRFLQSSTAKSVTCTYSPDLNKLFCQLAKTCPVQIVVDHPPPPGAVVRALAIYKKLSDVADVVRRCPHHQSTSENNEGPAPRGHLVRVEGNQRSEYMEDGNTLRHSVLVPYEPPQVGSECTTVLYNFMCNSSCMGGMNRRPILTIITLETQEGQLLGRRSFEVRVCACPGRDRKTEEINLKKQQETTLETKTKPAQGIKRAMKEASLPAPQPGASKKTKSSPAVSDDEIYTLQIRGKEKYEMLKKFNDSLELSELVPVADADKYRQKRLTKRVAKRDFGVGPKKGKKLLVKEEKSDSD, from the exons ATGGCTGATCTGGCGGAGAACGTGTCTCTTCCCCTCAGCCAGGAGTCTTTCGAGGACCTGTGGAAAATGAATTTGAACCTGGT GGCAGTTCAACCACCTGTAACCGAGTCTTGGGTGGGATACGATAAT TTCATGATGGAGGCCCCCCTCCAGGTGGAATTTGATCCGAGTCTGTTTGAGGTGTCCGCAACGGAGCCTGCACCCCAGCCCTCCATTTCTACCCTGGACACTGGCTCGCCACCTACCTCCACCGTACCAACCACCTCTGACTACCCCGGGGCCCTGGGGTTCCAGCTACGTTTCCTCCAGTCCAGCACAGCCAAGTCCGTCACTTGCACA tacTCGCCAGACCTGAACAAGTTGTTCTGCCAGTTGGCGAAGACTTGTCCAGTTCAGATCGTGGTggaccaccctcctcctcctggggCAGTGGTACGAGCCCTGGCCATCTATAAGAAGCTGAGTGACGTGGCTGACGTGGTGAGACGCTGCCCTCACCACCAGAGCACCAGCGAGAACAATGAAG GTCCTGCCCCGCGAGGTCACCTGGTCAGAGTTGAGGGGAACCAGCGATCAGAGTATATGGAGGATGGTAACACTCTGAGACACAGCGTGCTCGTCCCCTATGAGCCTCCTCAG GTGGGATCAGAGTGTACCACTGTGCTCTACAACTTCATGTGCAACAGCTCCTGTATGGGAGGGATGAACCGCAGACCCATCCTCACCATCATCACCCTGGAGACACAAGA GGGGCAGCTCCTGGGTCGGCGCTCCTTtgaggtgcgtgtgtgtgcctgtcctggtcgagacaggaagacagaggaGATCAACCTGAAGAAGCAGCAGGAGACAACCCTGGAGACCAAGACCAAGCCTGCCCAGGGAATCAAACGTG CTATGAAGGAGGCCTCCCTGCCTGCCCCTCAGCCTGGGGCCAGTAAGAAGACCAAGTCCTCCCCTGCTGTGAGTGACGATGAGATCTACACTCTTCAG ATTCGAGGGAAGGAAAAATATGAGATGCTGAAGAAGTTCAATGACAGTCTTGAACTGAGTGAGTTGGTGCCTGTTGCCGACGCTGACAAATACCGTCAGAAACG CCTCACCAAGAGAGTTGCCAAACGGGACTTCGGAGTGGGGCCAAAGAAAGGGAAGAAACTACTGGTGAAGGAGGAGAAGAGCGACTCTgactga